GGTCGCCACCGCCTGATCTCGCTCTCGTACCGAAATCGACCCCTTGTTTGCCAATTCCCTGGCCCGATTTCGATCTGCCTCGGAACGTCGGGCTTCAGCCTGAGCGGACACCAGAGCCGCCTTGCGAGCATCCAGACTGGCACGGTTTTGTGCCTGGGCTTGATCCAGGTTCGCCAGTTCCGCCAAAGCCGCATCCAGCTGGGCCTGTGCCTGGTTCAGTTTTTCTTTATAGATGCGGTCGTCGATACGCACCAAGGGCTGGCCTGCCTTGACTCGTTCAAAGTCCTGTACCAGGACTTCGGACACATAACCGCTTACCTGTGGCGCCAGCACCGTCATTTGCCCTCGTACATAAGCGTTGTCAGTGGTGACGCGAGTGGTGTTGAAGGGCCCCAGATTCCATGCCCACAAGATCAACAGCGCACCAGCCAGCAACACAAACGCCATCGCAATCACACTGCGTTTGCTGGGCTTGATGACCTTGGGAGGTGTAGAAGGAGCATTGCTTGGACCCAGCTTGCCATCGTTATCCGAGTCTGTCGGCGCGGCAAGCTCACTATTGCGATCCTGATTTTCAGATGAAGTGTCTTGACTCATAAATACGGACTAGGTTTAAGAATTCGAAGAAGTACCAGCAGCGGCTTGCGCTCGTCTGGACTGAATAGCCGGGCCAGCGGCCAGCAACACGGGCCACAACAGAAAGCCCGTCGCCAGAATGCCAATCAACAGAAAAACATCGTTGTAAGCCCGGACGCTGGCCTCGCGGCGAGCAATCTGCGCCAGCTGGGCCGTGCCCGTCGCCGCCCTCAACATCGGATCGGTCACCGTTGACCCTACAGCCTGTTGCTGCTGTTTCAGGCGATTGGCCACCAAAGGCTCAGCCACATTCACATGGCTGACAATGGCCGCGTAATGATGCTGCTGGCGCTGCTGCTGAAACGTGCTCAACGTGGCAGTGCCCATCAAGCCGCCCAGAGTCTGAGTGACATTGAGCAGCACAATAAAAGTCACGATATGGTCGGGGCCATACTTGAAGGCTTGTTTGAAGCCAATCATCACCAAGGGCCCCATGAACATGCCCGCGCCAACGGACAGCACAAACTGGCTATAGAAAAAATCCTGCGGGCGGTCCAGACTGGTACGCCCAAAATCCATGAAGCTGGAGACGCCAATCAGCAAAATCGCGGCAAACACCTGTACCAGGATCGTCTTGGGCCCAAAGGTCACGGCACTGAGCACAATACCGCACACAATGCCCACGAACACCACCCAGAACAAAGGCTGCATCTGCTCCGAGCCCATGCCCAAAGAGCGCAACATATTGACCATGCCGTAATTCTGCTCGGTTGTGATGAAGCGCAGAATCATGGCGCCAACGGCAAAGTAAATGGTCGAGCCCTGCGCCAGCCAGCGCACCTTCAGCAAAGGATTGACGCGGTGATACTCCAGAAACGAACAGACGGTGAACAGGAACAAGGACGCCATCGCCATCCAGGCCAGGCTTGTGTCGTTGAACCACCAGCGGATGTAGCCTTGCGTCAAAAACGCAATCAGCAAACCGGCAGCCGGTGCGAACAAGGCGAAGGCCAGGAAGTCCAGTTTTTCAAACGCCTTGATCTGATAGCCGGGGGGCAACTTCAGCAGCACCACGGCCGCAAAGGAACACAAGGCCATGCCCGCTTCAAAGCTGTACAGGCCGTGCCAATTCCCCAGCTCTATCAAGGACGGCGACAGCACCCAGGCCAAGGGCGTAGCCATTTGCGTAATACTTACCCCCAGCACCAAAGCCTTGCCTAACAGGCGTCTGGGGAAAGCTTGCAGCATGTACAAGACGCCCAGGGTGCTGGCTGCCGCACCAGAAAACCCACTGGCACCACGCAGAAAAATCAGTGATTCAGCACTATTAATGGACAAGTGCAGCAAGGCCAGAACGGCATACAAACCCAGACCGATCTCGGCAAACAGGCGCATGCCATATTGCTGCCTGAACTTGAACACCAGCAGATTGGCGGTGATATTGACCATGGCATAGGCAGCAGGTAACCAGGCAGCCTCGGAAGGCGTCAATCCCAATTCCCCTTGCAGGGTCGGCAAATTCACCGACACCAAAGCATTGCCCAAACCGCCTGTCAAACCAACCAGAATCGCGACCAGACCATAGGCCACGCGTATATGCGATTCGTGGTGAGGGGCCGATGGCGAGCCCGGCATGAAGGGCTTTTCATGGTCTTCCCAATGTGGATGCGGCTTGATGTACTGACTCATTCAGGCTCCCAATCAGGAGCATTACGGTCGACCTGCAACAACACGCCTTCACACAAGAACTTCAACGAGCGTTTTACAAACAGCAGCCTTTCCTTGTCCGTGCGCCCCCGCAAGCTGGCGGCCAGCATGCCAATCAACAAGGGAATATCGGTGGGCTGCAACGCCGGGTTGCACTGCCCGGCGGCCTGCCCCATTGCCAAGGGTTCGCGCGCCAGATCAACCAACCGTGCGCGCACCCCCACAATGGTGGGGTGATTGGGGTCAATCGCCTTCCAGTAATCCGACATGGGAGCCGACTCCAGCGCGAACCCTGCCAGTACCTGCATCAAGACCTTGAAGTCCTGGGGATTGCCTTTGCGCTTGCTTAAAAAGCGCTCTTCAATCCGGTCGGCTGCCCGTATCAGCAGCGCCTCCATCAAGGCAGCCCGATCGGGGAAATTGCGATACAGCGTTGCCCGCCCCACCCCCGCCTGCGACACGACCTGATCCAAAGGAGCCGTGACACCACACTTGCTAAAGACCGTATTGGCCGCATCCAGCAACAGTTCCCGACGTTCCAAGGCATCAGAACGATTAGGTAAATTCCGGTTTTTCATTCCGAAATTATACGGACAGTTTTGTCCGCTTAAAAAGGCGTTAAGCTAAAAAAGCTGTAAGAAACGATATTCCATATATGAAATAAAGGCGGCAATCAGTGCGATGAAACTCGTTTTGAAGGCATATCTGGAACTAACAAAACTGGGTATCCCCCTCTGAACATACAAAACGTTACCTGCTCAAGTTAGTTAGTCACCCAACAGCCAAGGCGCCGGACGTTACCATGAGGATTCATTTGCCCGCTTCAAAAAGACTTTATGAATGCGAGAAAACACGCATAAACACGCTCAAAGCCATGGCATGTTCAAGTATCAGAGAACAAAAATCATCAGCTACGTCCTGCTATCCTGCGCATTTTTCATCGGCTTTTTCAATCGCTTTTCCCCCGCCACGTTTTCTTCCCACATAGCCGACAGTCTGGAACTAGGTCTGGCAGTTGTGGGGAGCATTGCGGCCCTGCATTTCTGGGTCTACACCCTGATGCAAGTCCCCGCAGGCATGGTGGTTGATCGTTATGGAATCCGGATTCCCGCCGTGGTCGGAACCTTGCTGTCCGGGCTGGGAACCATCATTTTGGGCAGCGCCCAGAACTATGGAATGGCACTTTTGGGGCCCGGTCTTGTAGGACTGGGAATGTCCTTAGTCTTTGTGGCCATCATGAAGAACAATGCCATCTGGTTCCATGGCAGCAAGTTCGGGTTGATCACCGGACTGACAATGTTGATTGGCACCTTGGGGGCTGTGTTCTCTGAGGCTCCCTCTTTACTCATCCTGGGCTATGTCAGTTGGAGGCAGGGCTTTATTGGCGTCGGTGCGGTCACTCTTGTTCTCGCTGTTCTGATTTTTTGCTTATGGCGTGCTCCAGACGCTGGGGCTACCGAGATACCTAAAACCAGCAAAACAGTTCATCAGCCCCCTGCCGGCACTTGGCCCTCTATTGTCTCCAACAAGCAACTAGCCCTGATCATGCTGGCCATCTCTGGCACAAATGGCACGTTTTATGCCTTTTCAGGACTATGGGGCACGCATTTATTTACTCGTGCGATGGGCATCTCCGTCCTGGATGCGTCCATGATCATCACGGTTGCTTTACTGATCTACGGTTTCTCGTCTCTTTTTTTTGGAAAGATTTCCGATCAGCTCCAAACCAGAAAGCTGTTTATCTGGGTATCCGCCTTTCTCAACACACTAGCCTGGCTGTGCTTGATGCTTATCCCCAGCCCCGGCTTGTACACCGCGTATCTGTGCTTTGCTCTGATAGGCCTGTCCAGCGGTGTACAGGTGGTCGTCTGTTTTGCTGCGGTCAAAGAAAGTGTGCCGGCCAATATCACGGGATCCGCAATTGCTTATGTGAACATGGGGGTATTTTTAGTCACAGCCATTATTCAATCCTTGTATGGATGGCTGGTTTCACATCTTCTATCCCTTTCTCTGTCCACTGACGCAGCTTACATAGGCGGCTTGTCTTTGGCTGTCATCATCAGCTTGCTGGGCTTGCTCAGTTCTTTGAGCGTACGTGAAACCTATCCGAGAACGTAAAAAACGGAAGTCGTTCTGCAAACCGTTTACTCTATGTTGTACGACTGCATAAGATGCTGGTGATACGTATCCCCAGCACTTTTCACAAGCTCATCACGCTGCCTGGACGATCTTTCCATGACACCCCAAACCGCCATCCGCATGGCCTCGTACAACAGCCAGATGAACCAACGTCTTTACGATGCAGCTGCGAGTCTTTCTGCACAGGACTTGCATCAGGAACGTGGGGCCTTCTTTGGTTCGCTGTTCAAGACCATGATGCACATTGCGGTTGGGGACACCGTCTGGCTACATCGCTTTGCCCAGCATCCTGATGTCCACGCCTTGCGCAAAGAAATCGGGGTGTTTGCCAAGCCACATGCACTGGAACAGCAGCTATTCGGCACCTTGGCGGAACTGGGTCAGTACCGCCGCAAGCTGGACCAGATCATTATTGATTGGGCAGCCACACTGACAGTGGAACAGCTGGGCCAAACGCTACGCTATAGCAATATGGCGGGCCAAGGCATGGAGAAGGATTTTGCGCTTTTGGTGACGCACTTTTTTAATCACCAGACTCACCATCGTGGTCAGGCCAGCACCTTGTTGTATCAGGCGGGCGTCGATATTGGGGTGACTGATTTATTGGCTTTGGTGTCCTGAACACTGATCACGCATCGTCAAACTGACAAAATCCGCCGGATCAGTATCAGGCAAATAAGCCAGTACGTACTCATCACGCTCCCGATACAGCTGGGCTACGGCTCTGCCACATACCTGCACATCCAGTTTCATCAGATCTCACCGTCCCTTTGCTCTGCCAAAATATCCTCTACCGTTCGAGAGAATCCTTTTTTTACTGGTTTTATGCCATAACCAGCCGCTTCCAACAAACGCAATAGGACAGAAACGCTCATATCTCCTTTGGCCAACGTTTCCATACGGGCAACCGTTGTACGTGAAACACCGGCTCGTTGTGCCAAGGCCTCTTGGCTCAAACCAGCTTCTCGGCGCACGCTGCGCAACAAATCAGCAACATCCGCTAATGTAGTCACTGTATCCCCCAGGCCTCAATTTTTTGGTATCAAGCTAAAAATGTATCCCAAGGGACACAAGATGACAATAACCCACATCTGAGGACTACAGAGACAGACTAAAAAATGTAGCCCCAGGGCCTCAAAATATAGAATCAAGCACTATTTTGAGGCTCTGGGGCTACAAAATAGAGGGTGAAAGCGTATTTTGGTTTACGTCAGCCTGTGCTTATCTCAGGCACTACAGCCTTCCCCTCTTAATACTGCGCCCGCAAGGACAGCATCACGTTCTGGGGCGCCCCATACCAGCCCTGGTTATAAAACCCGATCTGCGAGTAGTACTTCTTGTCGAACAGGTTGTTCACGTTCAGCGTGGCGGACATGCGCTTGTTGAAGTCATAGCGCGCCATCAGGTTGACGATGGCATAGCTGCCCTGCTCTACCTTGACCGCTTTACGGCCCGGTGCGGTCGCATCCTGGTACATGCGGTTTTGCCAATCGATGCCGCCACCCACGGTCAGCCCTTGCCAATCGCCCTGCAAGCGATAGGTGGTGTAGAGCTTGAACAAGGTCCGTGGCTTGCTGGTGTTGATGGGCTTGCCCTGTGCATCCTTGGCTGTGAAGGTCGTCAAGCTGCTGGCCAGATTCCAGCCAGGCATCAACTCCCCGCCCAGTTCCAGCTCGATACCTTCTACCTTCGCTCCCGACACGGGTCGATAGGCGGGGGTATTGGGTGGCGCGCCGATCACGTTATTGCCCGTGGCTTCGGCCAGATTGTCCTGGCGGGTCTGGAACACGGAGACCGCCCCATTCAAGCGCCCATCCAGCCAGGCGGCCTTCAAGCCCAGCTCGTAGCTTTTACCCGTGATGGGAGCCAGAAGATCACCCTGTTCGTTACGGGCGTTCTGCGGTTTGAAGATTTCCGTATAGCTGGCGTAAGCCGTGTAGGTATCGTCAAAGTCGTAGATCAGGCCGGCATAAGGGATGAACTCATTGCGGTTGCGATACTGACGCTTGGCTCCAAAGTAGGTCTGGTCAGTTTCCCAGTTGCTCAAGCGTCCACCTACCATCAAGCGCAGATTATCCATCAAGGCGAAACGCCCCACGGCATAGGCACCGGACTGTCTGTTGTTCATGTCATCCGCCTGGGAGGGCTCGCCTGACCACACGGGTTCGGGCACGCGACCCGGCTGATAAAAACTGCCCGCATCCGGCAAAGGTGCCAGGGCGCGATACTGCGGGAAGGAGACGCGGTCCTGGGACATCATCCAGCCCAAAGAGAACTCATGCTCTTTACCGAACAGCTCGAAGGGGCCGGACAAGGAGGCGTTGAATGCTTTGCGACGTACATCCCCTTTGTAATAGGAATAGGAGTTGGCAGTACCCAAGCCGGTTTCCCGATCCGGGTAGCCGCCCCGGAAAATCTGCTTCATGGACGCATCGGTGTGTGACTGGTTATAAGTCAGACGCAGCTTCAAGTCATTGGCAAACTGATGGCTTAAATCCAGAAAGCCTGTGGTGGTGTCATTCTCGATGCGCGACCAGTCCGTATTGTTGGAAACAGAGCGCTTGAAGTCTGTACGCGAACCATCGCTATAGAACAGCGGAAAACCACTGCCAAAACCATTGTTCGAGCTGGACTGATAGGCCACTCCACCGGTCAACTCCATGCCGGGCATCAGGTCAGCCGTAATCACGCCATACAAGGTGCGCGTCTTCGTGTCCTGCAAACTGGTGTAGCTATTGGCCTTGCCATAAGCCCCCACAATACGTCCGCGAATACGTCCATCTTCGGTAATGGGCGTGGAAACATCAGCATAGCCACGGGCAAAGTCCCAGCTACCTACGTCCACGCCCCCCGATACCGCAAAATCACGCAAGGGACGCTTGCGTACATAGTTGACCGAAGCCGATGGGCTACCCGCCCCCGTCATCAAACCTGTCGCACCGCGTACCACTTCAACCCGATCAAACACCACCAGGTCCAGATTGCTTTCACCAAAGGCCCAGGGCGAGAGCACCGGCTGGGTCCAGCCATCAAACTGATAGTTATCGATACCAAAACCACGCGAAGAAAAGGAATAACGGTTGGTATCGCTGCGCGTCACAGAAATACCCGGTGCGCTTTGCAGGGCATCGGCCGTTGTCTGCATACCGCGATCTTCCATCATCTGGCGGGTCACCACGCTGACCGATTGCGGTGTTTCACGAATGGACAGTGACAAACCCGTGGCCGTGCTCATTGCCTTGGTGGTGTAGGACTGGCTGGTTTCGGTCACTCCCGGATCTCGATTGCCTTTGACCGTAATCGTGGAAAGCTCCACAGGGGATTGATCAGGAGCCTTGTCCTGCGCCCAGACCGGGCTGCCCGTCGCCGCCAGCAACATGGCGGAACGAGTAAGAGGTGTCAGCAAACGCACTCGCAGGCGAGCAGAGCTGGAAGAAACGGCAGACATGAAGGTGGATCTCAGCAAAGGTTTTAGATGCGAATAATTATCATCTTCATGCTTCGTAGCGATGTATTCATAAACGCAAAAACGCTATGCCAAACATCAGTCCTGCCTATGAAACGGCCCGATCTGCACGCTTTTGCAGCCAAAGCCAGGCTGCAAGGCTGGCAAATACGGCCAACAGCATCGCGGCCGCCATACGCACAGGCTGCCCGTAGACCCAAGGCACGCACCAGCCACTGACCAGGGAAAAGGTAGCCATCTGACAAAACCCCAGCAAGGAAGCCGCCAGCCCCGAGCGTGCGGGAACCTGCGCCAAGACCTGCATGGTCATCACGGGAAACAGTATGGCCAGCCCGGCGGCAAACAATGCCGGCAACCCGACCGCCCACGGCAGTGCGGGCTCCGCAACACGGGCCAGGTAGGCCACATAGACCAGACAACTCCCCAGCATCAAGCCATAGGCACAAGTAATCATCTTGCGCGCTTCCCAACGGCGGGCAAGCTGAGCTGAGGCCAAGGCTCCCGCGCTGGCCCCAATCACCAAGGGCACGAACAAGGCGGCAAACGCCGTCTCAGGCAGCTTCAAGGTATGGGTGATGAAATCAGGCGCGGCACCAATCAGAAATGCCTGGGCACCGATCAACAAGCTCAAAGCCAGGCTCATCCCCATAAAAGGGATGTTGCGCAACAAAATCCATAGCTCGACCCGCAACTGCGCCCAGACAAGAGGCTGCCGTCTGGACGTCGGCAGGGTCTCTGGCAGGCGCAGGGCGCACAGGCAAGCAGCCAGCGCGGCCAATACGGCCAGCATCCAGAACACGGAGCGCCAGCCCAGATGGGCGATCAACTGCCCGCCCACAATCGGTGCCAGCGCAGGCGAGACATTGAACACCAGCACGATATAAGAAAATGTGCGCTGCGCCTGCTGCCCCTCATAGCAGTCACGCACCATGGCCTGCCCGATCACCAGACCCGCTCCGGCAGACAAGCCTTGCAGGACACGGCCCGCCAACAAGAAGGAGAAACTGGGTGCCACGGCGGCCATCACTGAACCTGCCACATAAACCAGCAGTGAGGCCAACACCACCGGCTTGCGGCCCCAGGCATCTGACAAGGTACCGTGTAATAACAACATGGCCGCATAGGCAGACATGTACACGCCCAGAGTCTGCTGCACGCTTTGTGGCGGCACACTGAACTCCTGTTCCAGAGCGCTAAATGCAGGTAAATAGGCATCAATGGTGGCCGGTGCCACGCAGGCGAGCAGGCCCAACATCAAAACCATCAAGGGATACGGCGGAAGCAGGAAAGGCGGCACAGTCACATACAAAAAGAAGCGGCCCCCAAGGGGCAGGGTCTTTCAGCATGACCGACGTAATCGTCGTCAGGGAATGCGCAATGCCTGAAGAGCTTTGGGCAATGACGGGACAGCCTAGTTCAACTCGCTGGGTGAGATACCGTAGCGCTCACGGAATGCCGTGGCGAAGTTGGTGGCATGGCGATAGCCTACATAATGGGCCGCCTGCTGTACGCTCCAGCCTTGCGCCAGATACTCTCGGGCCAGTTCCAGCCTGCGCTCACGCAGCCAAGCAAATACCGAGCATTGATAGACCGCCTGAAACTTCACCCGTAAGGTGCTGGGACTCATGCAGGCCAGTTTGGCCAGATCTGCCAAGGTGTGATCCTCGCCGGGCGAATGGTAGAGGCGCTCTCTGACGCGTTCCAGCAATTGTCGGTCGCGTGCGGAGACGGGAGAATCGCTTTCTGTTTCTCGGGCCAGGCCATCCAGCGCATGCGCCAGCACTTGCAAGCTGACTCCCTCCAACAACAGATTGTGCAAGGTGCCCTGCCAGGGACTGTCTATCAACTGATCGATCGCGGTCAACAAATGCGGGGGCACCGCCCAGCGCTGCAATCGTATCCGCGAAGAACCCATGACGTTGGCCAGCATCTCCCCCAACGGCGAGTCAGCCAAGCTGTCAGGCTTATGTACAGTGATGTTTAAGCCACGCAGACGCTGCCCAGCAGGATGAGTTCCTGTCATGGCCACCGCGTCGGCATGTGCAAGGGTGGCCCCAGTTTGGGCCATCATGCCGACCGTATTTTGGCTGGCGAGCTGAGTCTGCGCCCGTCCCTGCAATATGACGATGGCCGAGAACTGCGGCGCGGCCAAAGAGGTCGCCTCGTATTGGTGGTGAGTGATGATATCTGAAAGCACCATCTTCATGCCGGGCCGGACCTCGTATTCCTGCACCCGCCCTTCGGCAATACAAACCTGCTCCATGTCCTGCTTGGGACCGTTGTAATCCGGCAAGCAATAGCGAAAACCCGTCGGACTACCGAGTCGGTCAAAATCCGATACCGTAAATCTGATCATAGGAGTGTGGGAGCAAGCAGCCCGAGCCAGGTCCGCAAATAATTCTTTAATGGCGCGGATGGTGGGAAAAGGTGAAATAGGCCACATGAGAATAGCATACATTCTCAATTATATGGCGGCTTCATATTTCTACCCTTACCGTCATGAAACCTGCGCTAGCAGGATAGACTGGCAGGCAAGCCTGTCTCTGTACGCTGAACCAGCATGAAATTTATGATCCATACCATCGCTGCTCTCTTTTTCTGGTGGCTATTTTACGAACGCTATTACCAGTATCGCGACTGCATTCAAGCCGCTTCTTCAAGCTGCTATGGGCCTGATGGTAGCAACCTGATCAGTGGAGGAGCAGTCTGGTCTGTCCCCGCGTTGCTCTTTAGTAGCATCGCGGCTTACCAGCTGTATAAATTGATTCGTCACTACAGAGGCCGTAGGATGTAATAATAATCATTATCAACTTACCTTATCGCCCTACAATTTGATAATGACCTCCCTGCCCCGCTTTCTGCTCAGTGCCGCCACGCTCTGCCTGGCCTGCACACTTCCCGCCCAAGCCCAACAAACTACCCGCCCCTGGAACGAATCAGTGGGTCCCACCATCGTGGACCAGCAACAAAGCCTGTACCGCTTCGAGACGCTGATCATGTCCTCGGAAGACGGCAAGCGGCACTACAAAATACAGATAGGTACCCCGAACCGCCCCGCCCCCGCACGCGGTCATCCGGTGATTTATATGGTGGATGGCAATGCCGCCATGGCCAGTATTGACGTGGACGACCTGAAAGCCATCAGCGCCCTGTCTGCGCCGGTACTGGTTGCCATTGGCTACGACACCGAAGCGCGTCACGATGTGATTGCCCGCTCCTTCGACTACACGCCTCCGGTCACGGAAAACGGCGTCAGCAAGCCGGTGGAAGTACGGGGTCGTTCAGGGGGCGGTGCGGATATTTTTCTGGACTATATAGAAACGCACATCAAGCCAGCCGTGGAAGAACGCGAGCCTATTGATCGCTCCCGCCAGACCCTGTGGGGCCACTCTTATGGCGGCCTGTTCACCTTGCATACGCTGTTCACCCACCCGGATCTGTACCAGCGTTACGTAGCCGGTGACCCTTCCCTGTGGTGGTACGACGGGATTCTGGTCAAGACGGCTCAGGCGTTTGATACGACGCGGGCCAAGGACAAGCAGATCGCCATCATGGTCGGCGGACAGCGCCGCAGTACATCCATGAGTAATGCCGCGGCACAATGGTCCACACAGGATATGGCCAAGCATTTGCAAGAGGCCGGGCTGAACGTCAGCTACGAGAACTTCAGCGAGCTGAACCACGGGCAGATGCTGGCCGCCTCCTTGAAACCCGCCCTGCGAATTGCGGCCCAGCCGTGATGCCTTCGAACCGAAAGCATCACCTCTGAACACCACCTCAGCGCCCTGCCATCAAGGGCGCTGAGCCGCCCCCACAAAGCCGCCATCGGGCAAGGTCAATACATTGAAAGGAGCGGGTTCAATCACCGCTCCCTTGGCATGAATGCCATCAATAACGTCGCCCATATTGTCCAGAGACAAGCCCGGCGTAAAACCTGTCGCCTTCTCCCAGCCCCCTTCTGCTGTCTGCACAAACACAGCACCCATATTCATGGGATTGTTGACCGACAGAACAATTGCTTCGTCTCCAGTTTCGCCCGGCAACAAATCCACAAATACCAGCAAGCAACCGGCATGGTCACCCGGCGTTCGAGTCTCGCAAGCCTTGGCCAGATAAGCAATATCCCAGCCTGGATAGGTTTCGATAAAAGACTGACGCAAAGGATGATCAGCCGGAGAGCTGGGCAAGGAGCTCAAGAGCATCTGCCGCGCTTTGTCCTCACCTATGTTCCAGACTTCCAGCTCCTGATCCGGCACAGCTTCTTCAGACCCTTCCTCGGACCTGCCAAGCAACAGGTTTTTCTCGACCACATAGTCCATGGCCCTCTGCCCTGGCAGCCCCCAATACATTCTCATTTCCGTATCCGGGAAGTCATCCGCGCTTAAGGTACCGGCCTCCAGCCGAGCCACTTGCGAAGCCGCCGAAATCGCTTCGGGAGAGCCAATGCGCAGCAGCCAGATAATGGCCAGCACAATCAGAACCAACGCCATCCCCACATTGGAGCGACGTACTCGCGCCATCCAGTTTTGAGGGTGGCAGGAAGCCCAGAAGTAGCTCAAACCATAGCCCGCCGCCACCAGCGCTGCCGTCGTTACCAGAACACGAATTGGGGTCCAACCATATTGAGCAACTCGCTCCCCTATCGCCCACAAGGCAACGCCTGCCAGCACGGGCATGACAAAGCCCAGCAAACGGGCCGAAGCGCGCAACAACGGTGTGGCGCTGGCATTCGTGTCCTCGTCCGCAACAACAGAAGACACCAGAGTCGAGGCCCCCAGAACGGCCGCCACACACAAGGCGGCCAGTGGCAGACCTTCACCCGTGCGCCAGGGCAAGGCCACGATGAACACCACCATCACCACCAGCAAAACCGGGGTCAGCAAACGCAGCAGCTTCAGCAAGAGAATCGGAGACAGATAGCCGCCATCCGAGTCCGAAGCAAGCGCCAGACCTGCTCCTACCAAAGCACCTGACACCACAGCCGCAACCGTAGGCTCCAGCAGCACATCCCCCAAAAGGGGAATGCCGACAAAGCTGAGCAGCATATGGCACGCCATCAGCACGCCCCAAGCCAGGCCGCAGAAGAACAAGGCCACCGCCCAGGAACACACCATGGACCAGCTAAGCTCGAACAAGCGACGGTAATCAGCCCAGTCCCGTGGGTGCTCTACCAGAATGGCAAGAAACGGCAGAGTAACGGTCGCCAGCAGCCCCATTGCCACCCACATCTGCGGGGCTCGCCAAAAAAGGGCGACCTCTGCATATCCCCCTTGCGCCTGCAAGATCAGCGCTGCACTAGCCACCCCCAAACCCAGGGACACCAGCAAGGCCTTGCGCACAGAAATGTGCATCAGCAAGGTGAAAGAGGCCACACCAAAGATTCCCACCGCCAACAGCAAAGACACCCAGATATGCTCACGCGGCGCGGGCGCCATCATCAGATTGCTGAAGGCCACCCATTCAAGCAGGCCCAGCACTGCACCGGCCAGACATAAAGTCAGCGTCCGCCGGTTTTGTAAGGAAGAAAG
This genomic window from Alcaligenes faecalis contains:
- a CDS encoding TetR/AcrR family transcriptional regulator, which translates into the protein MKNRNLPNRSDALERRELLLDAANTVFSKCGVTAPLDQVVSQAGVGRATLYRNFPDRAALMEALLIRAADRIEERFLSKRKGNPQDFKVLMQVLAGFALESAPMSDYWKAIDPNHPTIVGVRARLVDLAREPLAMGQAAGQCNPALQPTDIPLLIGMLAASLRGRTDKERLLFVKRSLKFLCEGVLLQVDRNAPDWEPE
- a CDS encoding HlyD family secretion protein; the protein is MSQDTSSENQDRNSELAAPTDSDNDGKLGPSNAPSTPPKVIKPSKRSVIAMAFVLLAGALLILWAWNLGPFNTTRVTTDNAYVRGQMTVLAPQVSGYVSEVLVQDFERVKAGQPLVRIDDRIYKEKLNQAQAQLDAALAELANLDQAQAQNRASLDARKAALVSAQAEARRSEADRNRARELANKGSISVRERDQAVATAELGRGNMLQAKANIAIAEETIKSTEVARATLQAKVKSAEAALGLARIDMDNTVVTAPAAGQVSEASVRQGQYVTAGSQLLFLVPDTRWVVANFKETQTAGIHVGQLARFTVDGLDGAEFQGHVERIAPATGSEFSVLRADNASGNFTKVVQRLPVRIAIEADQPDMERLRPGMSVIAKVDTSDKSDPQNQEHE
- a CDS encoding MFS transporter, which translates into the protein MFKYQRTKIISYVLLSCAFFIGFFNRFSPATFSSHIADSLELGLAVVGSIAALHFWVYTLMQVPAGMVVDRYGIRIPAVVGTLLSGLGTIILGSAQNYGMALLGPGLVGLGMSLVFVAIMKNNAIWFHGSKFGLITGLTMLIGTLGAVFSEAPSLLILGYVSWRQGFIGVGAVTLVLAVLIFCLWRAPDAGATEIPKTSKTVHQPPAGTWPSIVSNKQLALIMLAISGTNGTFYAFSGLWGTHLFTRAMGISVLDASMIITVALLIYGFSSLFFGKISDQLQTRKLFIWVSAFLNTLAWLCLMLIPSPGLYTAYLCFALIGLSSGVQVVVCFAAVKESVPANITGSAIAYVNMGVFLVTAIIQSLYGWLVSHLLSLSLSTDAAYIGGLSLAVIISLLGLLSSLSVRETYPRT
- a CDS encoding DinB family protein translates to MTPQTAIRMASYNSQMNQRLYDAAASLSAQDLHQERGAFFGSLFKTMMHIAVGDTVWLHRFAQHPDVHALRKEIGVFAKPHALEQQLFGTLAELGQYRRKLDQIIIDWAATLTVEQLGQTLRYSNMAGQGMEKDFALLVTHFFNHQTHHRGQASTLLYQAGVDIGVTDLLALVS
- a CDS encoding helix-turn-helix transcriptional regulator, with amino-acid sequence MTTLADVADLLRSVRREAGLSQEALAQRAGVSRTTVARMETLAKGDMSVSVLLRLLEAAGYGIKPVKKGFSRTVEDILAEQRDGEI
- a CDS encoding MFS transporter, which encodes MSQYIKPHPHWEDHEKPFMPGSPSAPHHESHIRVAYGLVAILVGLTGGLGNALVSVNLPTLQGELGLTPSEAAWLPAAYAMVNITANLLVFKFRQQYGMRLFAEIGLGLYAVLALLHLSINSAESLIFLRGASGFSGAAASTLGVLYMLQAFPRRLLGKALVLGVSITQMATPLAWVLSPSLIELGNWHGLYSFEAGMALCSFAAVVLLKLPPGYQIKAFEKLDFLAFALFAPAAGLLIAFLTQGYIRWWFNDTSLAWMAMASLFLFTVCSFLEYHRVNPLLKVRWLAQGSTIYFAVGAMILRFITTEQNYGMVNMLRSLGMGSEQMQPLFWVVFVGIVCGIVLSAVTFGPKTILVQVFAAILLIGVSSFMDFGRTSLDRPQDFFYSQFVLSVGAGMFMGPLVMIGFKQAFKYGPDHIVTFIVLLNVTQTLGGLMGTATLSTFQQQRQQHHYAAIVSHVNVAEPLVANRLKQQQQAVGSTVTDPMLRAATGTAQLAQIARREASVRAYNDVFLLIGILATGFLLWPVLLAAGPAIQSRRAQAAAGTSSNS